The Chitinophaga pinensis DSM 2588 region TTCCCAAAACTGCCTGTAAAAGACAAGCTGGAAGTTTATTGAGCCAATGCTTTGGTCAATACGGATTCCAGTTGTTTGCATAATTCACCAAAACTGGAAGGTTTGGTAAGAAAATGAGCAGCGCCCATCTCAGCAGTTTCTATACCGTCTTTTTCTCTCAATGAAGTTGAGAAGATGACAACAGGGATGTCGCGGTAGGCGTTGTTCTTTTTGATCTCAGCGAGAAACTGTTTGCCGTTCATTTTCGGCATATTCAGATCCAGAAAGATAAGGTCACATTCCAGGCTTTCATTTTCCAGCATGCGCAGTCCTTCTTCTCCGTCAGAAGCGAAATAACAGGAGGCTTCTCTGTCCACGATAGACATTGCTTCTCCGAAAAGCTCCTGATCATCCAAATCGTCGTCTACCAGTAAGATTACTTTTTTAGCCATATGTGCCGCAAAAGTAGCGATAATCCCTGTACTAATATGTATATTGAGCAGATTGTTTACTTATATTTGATATTAAATAAATAAAATATAAGTATGTAATTTGCTACCATTAAATTTCATTTTCTGTTACCTGTTAACATCCTGTCTTTCATACTGCTTGCGGGAAAAAAAGCAATACATACAACGACAGAAGAAAAACCTGCAATGTTATCTCACAGAGAGAAAATCGTCTGTTGGCACAGTATTGATATATGCTGGTTGTATCAGCAGATTATTAATGGCAGGTGTCTGTAGCATCATATTATTCCAGGCACCCAATTTTTACGCAGGTGTAGCTGCCGGCATCCTTTTTTGTTGCGCCTTTCTTTGTCCTTTTCTGCGACGTCACCCGTCAGTTTTCATGATCATTACGGTATTAAACGCTATAACGCTTTGCTTTCTTTACAGCGCGGCAGATTAAGATAGCATTACTATACTCTTTTTTATGCTTGTATATCAATACGTTTTTTTGTTTCAGGAGGTTTTCTA contains the following coding sequences:
- a CDS encoding response regulator yields the protein MAKKVILLVDDDLDDQELFGEAMSIVDREASCYFASDGEEGLRMLENESLECDLIFLDLNMPKMNGKQFLAEIKKNNAYRDIPVVIFSTSLREKDGIETAEMGAAHFLTKPSSFGELCKQLESVLTKALAQ